Below is a window of Brachyspira pilosicoli DNA.
TCTTTTTGTCTCTCTATTGGACAGTTTTTATCTACTTTATCGAAAGCGTCCTGCTGTAAGATAACGAAGTCTATAAGCTCAGCTTTCCACAAACGCTGATGGTATTCAAGAGGTACTGCGTCGTCACCCAAAATGCTTATTTGGTCGCTTGCTTCCTGACCTCTGCGAGCAATATCTTTCGCTCTTGTAACTTTATCAGCCCAACCTTTTTCTATATAAGTGTCTGAAAACTCTACGAACTCTGGATATTCTATATATTTAGAATAAGAATCTAATGGGTCAACAGCAGGATATCTTTTACTATCAGCACGTTTTTGTGATAATGCGTAGAAACAACGAGCTGCTTTACGAGTAGATTCTGTTACAGGCTCTTTCAAGTTACCGCCTGCAGGTGATACTGTACCTATGAATGTAATAGAACCAGTCTCTCCGTTATTTAAGTATACGAAACCTGCTCTTGCATAGAAACTAGAAATAATAGCTGGCAAGTCGATAGGGAACGCATCTGGTCCAGGTAATTCTTCAAGTCTGTTAGACATCTCTCTTAAAGCCTGAGCCCAACGAGAAGTAGAGTCAGCAAGAAGAAGAACTTTAAGTCCCATTGACCTATAATATTCAGCTACTGTCATACCTACATAAACTGAAGCTTCACGAGCAGCAACAGGCATGTTTGAAGTGTTACAGATGATTGTTGTTCTTTCCATCAAGCTTCTTCCAGTTCTTGGGTCTATAAGCTCTGGGAACTCTGTAAATATTTCTACTACCTCATTAGCTCTCTCACCGCAAGCTGTCATTATAATCAAGTCAGCGTTTGCGTTAGTAGCCAAAGCGTGCTGCAATACTGTTTTACCTGCACCGAATGGTCCCGGAATAAATCCTGTACCGCCTTCAGTAATAGGGTTAAATGTATCTATAGTTCTAACACCAGTCTCTAACAATTTGAATGGTCTTGGCTTTTCTTTGTAAGCTTTAATAGTAAGTTTTACAGGCCAAGTTTGTACCATTGTTACATTAACTTTCTCGCCTTTAGAATCTTTTATCACAGCAAGTGTATCTTCTAAACCATAATTTCCAGCAGAAACTACACTTTCAACAACGCCCTTACCTTCAAATTTGAAAGGAACCATTATTTTGTGGTCAATCCAACCCTCTTTAACAGCACCAATCCAATCTCCTGCCTCAACTTCATCACCAACTTTAGCTATAGGTGTAAAGTCGTATCTCGCATCTTTATCTTCAGTAAGGTTGTTATATTTACCTCTCTCTAAAAATACTCCCTTTAATTTATCAAGGTCATTTTGAAGTCCGTCAAAGTTTTTACCTAAAAGTCCAGGTCCTAATTCAATCTCTAACATTGAACCAGTAAACTCTACGGCATCACCTAATTTCATTCCCCTTGTAGATTCAAATACCTGAGCACTAGCACTAGTACCTGATATTTTAATAACCTCTGCCATTAGTTTGGCTTCACCGCAAGATACAAAACATATCTCGTTCTGTGAAACGGGTCCGTCTACCTCTATTGAAATTAGGTTTGATATAATAGCAGTTACTTTACCTTTAGTCATTTCTATCTCCTAATTAATTTACATTTTATAATGACGCTTTGCTTTTTAATGTTTCTACAAGCGTCTCTAAATGTTTCTTACCTTCCTCTTCATCTCTTCCGTTGATACTAACGGCATAGTTAAGATTTATATAATAAGCAAAAATATTATCTGTTGTGAAAGATTTTATAGATGTTAACTTATCCAAAAACTCCCATACCAAAGAACATTCTATATTTTCCATATTATATGGATCAGCTTTATCTGATGAGTTAAATGTCTCTATAATAGTGTTAATATAAGGTATCTCCCTACCTACACCAAAATCGGAAGCTGTAGATTTGCTTAATGCAGATATTAAAGAATAATCTCCTATAAGCTCTTTAGCTATTTTATCGCTATTAAAACCTAAAGCCCTTCCATTTAAAGCTGCTAAAACATTCTTCATATCTCTCATAAATAATGCATAATTCTTTATAAAATTATTACCACTACTTATCATTTCTTCATAATACAAATTCAATAAACTATTTTCTATATGTCTAACACTTTCCCATTCAACATTCTTATTATCTTCTAAAAATTTGCTCATATAAGTAGGTAAATTAGAGATATTACTGTATTTTTGCATCTCTTCTTTACTAAATATACAAGGCTCTAAATGCTTTGTATAAGGGCTGAATAATCCCTTTTGTTTTGCTATAGCATTTACTAAATTTTTATTGTCATTTTGATAAATAAGATATTTAAAAAACTTAGCATCTTTAGCACTTAAACTCGATAATATGCTTTGAGTAATTTCGTTAATATCATACTTAGCCTTAGCATCAGATAATTTCACTTCGGGAAGACCTGAGATAAGATAATAATATGATCCCATACTCGCCCCTCTTATTTACTAAATATTACTTCTTCTGTTTTAGCTTTGATATAATCACTGAAGAACTCTACAAAATCTTCATCTGTAAATTGTAATTGATAATTGCCATTATTTGGTACTATTTTAAAGCCATTTGATAATTTTTTATCAAAATTAATAGTAGCATTATTAATAGCTGATTTTATAGATTTCTCGAATGCAGCATCTATATCTGCTTTTTTTGATTCTGGGAAATATACTGTTACATCAGAGTTACCTGAAGCTATATCCCATTTTTTTACTACCTCTAAAATTAAATCTTTTAAGAATGCAGTATCAGCAAAAGCTCCTTTTAAGCCTTCTTCCAATACTTTAGAGGTAACTAAATCTTTTACTCTTTGCTTTAAAGCACTTATTGACTGCTCACCTGCCATACGAACATCAGTTATGGTGTTCTTTTTTAGCTCTTCTGATTTCCTTTGAGCTTCTTTAATAATTTCTTCTGATTTTGATTCTGCTTCTTTAATAATTCTATCTGCTTCACTTTTAGCGTTAGAAATTATTTCATCAGCTTTCTTATTAGATTTTTCAACACCGTCTTGATATATACGTTCTAGAAGAGAGTCAAGTTTTTTATCTTCAGCCATGATATCTCCTTAACTTATAAATTATGTAATTATAAACATTTACGATATTACACCATTTTAATCAATTATGAAAAAAAATGCAAGCAAAATACAAAAAATATTATTTAATGTTCGTATAATCAATATATAACTTATAGTTTAAGTATATCATTATTTATTTTGTATATATATGTTACAATTATATAAAAAACTAATAAATAGTTCTATTTAACAAAACTTTAAAAAAATATTCTTTTATAATATAATTAATAGACAATAAAAATATATTTATAGGAAACATTATGTTAAAAAAAGAAGAAGGAATAAAAAAAATATTAATAGATGAAAATACTGTAAAGCAAAAAGTTAAGGAGTTAGCAAAAAAAATAAACAATGATTATAAAAATAAAACTCCTTGTTTAATAGGGCTTCTTAAAGGCTCTTTTGTATTTATTGCAGATTTGGCAAGAGAAATTGAGACAAATATAGAAATTGATTTTATGATTGTTTCAAGCTATGGAAATGATAAAATAGGCTCTGAGATTAAAATATTAAAAGATGTTGATATACCTCTAACAGGCAAAGATGTTATCATAGTAGAAGATATTATTGACACAGGGTACACTTTAGAGAAAATTTGCGAAGTTTTAAAAACAAGAAATGTTTCTTCACTAAAAATATGCACACTTCTTAATAAACCGTCAAGAAGAAAGGTTGACATTAAAATAGACTACAATGGTTTTGATATAGAAGATGAATTTGTTGTAGGGTATGGTATTGATTATGCTCAGAAATACAGAAATCTTCCGTATATTGGCGTTGTAGAATAATAGAATAAAAAATAAATTCTACCCATCATACGAATAGTAAACTCATAATTTAAATTTTTTATTTGTGGCGGCTTTGCCCCCACGCCCCCACTTCTTTTATTGGTATAAAAGAAGCAAAAGAACTGCATTTTTTAGCTAATTTTTAGATGTTACACCATATTTAATGTATATTGCCTACCTATAAAAATATAATATTTACACTTTTTGCAGCGGAAAAAAGTTGAATAAAAAACTTATACAAGCAATAAAATTAAAACAATATCAATATTTATTTACACTAAATAATTAAAAATAACTCTCAATAAATTTCAAAAAAATTATCACTCTCTGCTAAAATTTTGATATATAAACTTAAAAGGTATATATATTTTGCCATTCTCTGCATAATCTCGCACCAAACCTTGAGGAGGAGGTTTTAGCTTTTTGGCATATTCTATAGCCTTTGAGCATGAATTGTCTAAACTGCTTTGACCTAATTTTGAATTGCTTAAAAACTTCTCAAAAATAATATTTCCATCCAAATCTATTGATATAAGCACCTCTACTTCATCAGTTCTTAAAAGTCCTAAGAAATGTGCTTGATTCGGAATAGTTAAATACCAAGAATCTCTTATAGAGCCAACTAAAGTATAAAAATACCAAAAATATTCCTGTGCCTTTGTACCAAGCTGTATGCTTCCTGTTTCACTGGATAATACTACTGCCCTGTCTGCTCCATCTTCAAACGATGCAGGTATCTTTGTATCGCCTTTAAGTCCGGGATTCTTTGGCTTATAAGTTTCAACTTTTTCTCTATTTATTTCATCGCCTAAATCTTTTTGCTTTTGTAGATTGTTGTTATTATTATTTGGAGTTATATTATCGCGTCTTTCAACTATTGGGCTATTGGCTCCGTCCCCCAAAAAAGAAAACACTGAAGCATCTGAAAATACCTTCGAAGGTGTTACATTTACTTCTCCTCTTGATACTAATGATTTATCTGAAGCAAATGGAGTATCTTCGTTATTCTCCTCTTCTTCTACATCTGGAGTCTCTACCAAAAACATATAATCATCTTTTTTATTTTTCTCTTCTTCTAAGATTTTTTTTAATTCATCATTATATGCAAACAAAGATTCCACTATATAAGTATTTATCAAACTCAATACAAATATATGAAGTATAAATGCAACTATTACTGCGAATATAGTATCTTTCTTTTTAACTATTATAGTTTTTAATTTATCTAAAAAATCTTTCATAATATGTTTTATAATAAAAAAGCTATATGTTCAATTATAAATTAAAACTCTAAAAATTTGAATATAGTCAAATGGTTTAATATATATAATTAAAATTAATGAATACTAAAAATTTTTATTTTATCAATTTTTTGTTGTTCTTTTTCCCGCCGCAAAAAGAACCAAAAAGTGCAAATATTCTAATTTTTTATGTTAGAAATATATATTAAATATTTATATTTTAGTTTCTATAAAAGTAAGACTTGTAAAAATGCCGTCTTTTTGCTTCTTTGGGTCACCAAAAGAAGTGGGGTGCGGGGCAAAGCCCTGCAGATATATTAATTTAAACAATTATCAAAAACTCTCGTTCGTTGCTATATATAAAATACCATCAGAATCAACTATATAAGCTTCTCTGTAATTATAATTTTCATTAGTGAAAAAATTAGTGCCCATAAGAAAAGCTGTTGTAGATAAAGCATCAGCCTCTTCTGCATTGGTGTGTACAATAGTAGCTGATATTGCATTATAAGTAGGATAACCTATTTTAGCATCTATTATATGATGATAATTAGTGCCGTTTTCTGTAAAAAATCTCTCATAATCTCCGCTTGTTACTATCGTATAATTTGTTGCCTGTATTAAAGCTAAATATCCATCTTCATCGTTTCTTGGGTTTCTTATTGCTATCACCCAAGGATTGCCTCTTGAGTTTACTCCATTAGCATAAGTATCTCCGCCGTAATCTATTAAATAGTTTTTTATATTATAATTTTTAAACACATCTATAAGTTTTGTAACAATATACCCCTTTCCATAAGAGCCAAAATCAAAAGTTAAATTATCCCTAAGCTCTATAAATTTCTTGCCGTTGTTAGTTATAATGCTTACCTTTGAATAATCTATTTTTTTTAATGCATTTTCAATTTCTTCTCTCTTTGGTACAGTTTGATTTTCTTTAACCCCAAACCCCCAAAGTTCAATTAATGGTCTCACACTTATATCAAAAGAAGGATTTATTTTAGAATATCTTAATCCTGTTTCAAATAAATGTGCCATATCTTCAGAAATTTCTACTCTGAGAACATCTTCTTTATTTTCTAAACTTTTTTTATTTATAATTGCTATTTCGCTATTTGTATTATATGGATTTAATATATTATCCATTCTATTAATTTCGTTTGTTATAGAAGCTACTAAATCATACATTTTTTTCTCTGTGGTTTGTGCTGTGATGTTTAATATAGTATCACTTATTGCTATTGTTGTAGATATATATTTTTCTTTATTTTTATAAACAAAAAGTGTAACAATTAATGCCGCTGCTACAACTAAAATTAATAGATAATATTTTTTCTTTGATGTCATAAAATTTTCTCTCTATGCTAATTATTCTTTTTAGTAAACTTATTATTAATAAACTTATTAAATTATAATATAGTTAAACAACCATGTTTTGTTAAAAACTAAATTTTTTATTTTTATAAATATATTGTCAACTTTTTCCCGCCGCAAAAAGTTGCAAAAAATGCAAATGTTTTAACTTAATATGTTATTATATATATAAAATTAAGATAATGCATATATCTTTTATTAATGATGCAGTTCTTCGCGAAGCGTATCCGTAGGATATAAGCTTCTTTTATACTAATACCATACCTAAAGGTACTTCCTTCGGTCGTACCGAGTAGGTGCCTATTGGCAAAAGAAGCGGGGTGTACCCTCAGGGCATGCTTCGCAGGGGGCAAAGCCCTGCAAATATTTTAAATTTAAAAACTAAATTTTTTTTAAATATAATAGTTTTTATATATATTAAAACTCTTCTATCTTCTTTGTAATAAAACTTATAATATTTTCTTTTGATACCTTTATAGGCTCATTGTCTTTTTCAAAATATATAAAGTTTCCATCTGCACTTCCTGCCACGCCAAAATCTGCATGTTTAGCCTCTCCAGGACCATTAACCACACAGCCCATTATAGCAATAGTGATATTTTTCTTTATATTTTGTACATGTTTCTCTATAAAACTAGCAACCTCCTCAACATTCACCTGACATCTTCCGCAAGTAGGGCATGATATTATCTCAACAGAAGGCTCTTTCCTCAAACCCAAAAACTTAAGAAGCATTTTTCCTGCCATTACTTCTTCAACAGGGTCCCCCGTAATAGAATATCTTATAGTATCCCCAATGCCCTGCATAAGCAAATACGACAAAGCACTTGTACTCTTAATCAAAGAACTTCTTAATGTGCCCGCCTCTGTAACACCTAAATGTATAGGATAATCAAATTTCTCTCTAAATAATGTATTTGCCTCTATTGTAGTTTTGATATCAGATGCTTTTAATGATACTTTTATATTTGTAAAGTTTAAGTCTTCCATTAATTTTATATGCTCAGAAGCACTTTTTACCATATTTTGAGCATTTACTTCCTTATATATAGCTCTGTCCAAACTTCCGCCATTAACGCCAACTCTTATAGTTAAATTTCTGTCTTTTGCCTCTTTTATAACCTCTTTTACTTTCTCTTTATCTTTTATATTACCGGGATTAAGCCTCAAAGCATCAATACCGCTTTTCATACTCTCTAAAGCAAGCCTATAATCAAAATGTATATCCGCTATTAAAGGAACTTTAGTTTGT
It encodes the following:
- the hpt gene encoding hypoxanthine phosphoribosyltransferase — its product is MLKKEEGIKKILIDENTVKQKVKELAKKINNDYKNKTPCLIGLLKGSFVFIADLAREIETNIEIDFMIVSSYGNDKIGSEIKILKDVDIPLTGKDVIIVEDIIDTGYTLEKICEVLKTRNVSSLKICTLLNKPSRRKVDIKIDYNGFDIEDEFVVGYGIDYAQKYRNLPYIGVVE
- a CDS encoding V-type ATP synthase subunit E produces the protein MAEDKKLDSLLERIYQDGVEKSNKKADEIISNAKSEADRIIKEAESKSEEIIKEAQRKSEELKKNTITDVRMAGEQSISALKQRVKDLVTSKVLEEGLKGAFADTAFLKDLILEVVKKWDIASGNSDVTVYFPESKKADIDAAFEKSIKSAINNATINFDKKLSNGFKIVPNNGNYQLQFTDEDFVEFFSDYIKAKTEEVIFSK
- a CDS encoding V-type ATP synthase subunit A — translated: MTKGKVTAIISNLISIEVDGPVSQNEICFVSCGEAKLMAEVIKISGTSASAQVFESTRGMKLGDAVEFTGSMLEIELGPGLLGKNFDGLQNDLDKLKGVFLERGKYNNLTEDKDARYDFTPIAKVGDEVEAGDWIGAVKEGWIDHKIMVPFKFEGKGVVESVVSAGNYGLEDTLAVIKDSKGEKVNVTMVQTWPVKLTIKAYKEKPRPFKLLETGVRTIDTFNPITEGGTGFIPGPFGAGKTVLQHALATNANADLIIMTACGERANEVVEIFTEFPELIDPRTGRSLMERTTIICNTSNMPVAAREASVYVGMTVAEYYRSMGLKVLLLADSTSRWAQALREMSNRLEELPGPDAFPIDLPAIISSFYARAGFVYLNNGETGSITFIGTVSPAGGNLKEPVTESTRKAARCFYALSQKRADSKRYPAVDPLDSYSKYIEYPEFVEFSDTYIEKGWADKVTRAKDIARRGQEASDQISILGDDAVPLEYHQRLWKAELIDFVILQQDAFDKVDKNCPIERQKELLNQVMKVVEADYRFDDYSEVGTYFKRLINAFKQMNYSVYQSEEHKKYTAEMESIFAERSITHA
- a CDS encoding FAD:protein FMN transferase — its product is MTSKKKYYLLILVVAAALIVTLFVYKNKEKYISTTIAISDTILNITAQTTEKKMYDLVASITNEINRMDNILNPYNTNSEIAIINKKSLENKEDVLRVEISEDMAHLFETGLRYSKINPSFDISVRPLIELWGFGVKENQTVPKREEIENALKKIDYSKVSIITNNGKKFIELRDNLTFDFGSYGKGYIVTKLIDVFKNYNIKNYLIDYGGDTYANGVNSRGNPWVIAIRNPRNDEDGYLALIQATNYTIVTSGDYERFFTENGTNYHHIIDAKIGYPTYNAISATIVHTNAEEADALSTTAFLMGTNFFTNENYNYREAYIVDSDGILYIATNESF
- a CDS encoding DUF2764 family protein, with amino-acid sequence MGSYYYLISGLPEVKLSDAKAKYDINEITQSILSSLSAKDAKFFKYLIYQNDNKNLVNAIAKQKGLFSPYTKHLEPCIFSKEEMQKYSNISNLPTYMSKFLEDNKNVEWESVRHIENSLLNLYYEEMISSGNNFIKNYALFMRDMKNVLAALNGRALGFNSDKIAKELIGDYSLISALSKSTASDFGVGREIPYINTIIETFNSSDKADPYNMENIECSLVWEFLDKLTSIKSFTTDNIFAYYINLNYAVSINGRDEEEGKKHLETLVETLKSKASL
- the ispG gene encoding flavodoxin-dependent (E)-4-hydroxy-3-methylbut-2-enyl-diphosphate synthase, whose protein sequence is MMSKIVNVGNILIGGGNPVSVQSMTNTDTRNVKETVWQLKSLEEAGVDIVRLAVLDMEAAQAIKEIKKQTKVPLIADIHFDYRLALESMKSGIDALRLNPGNIKDKEKVKEVIKEAKDRNLTIRVGVNGGSLDRAIYKEVNAQNMVKSASEHIKLMEDLNFTNIKVSLKASDIKTTIEANTLFREKFDYPIHLGVTEAGTLRSSLIKSTSALSYLLMQGIGDTIRYSITGDPVEEVMAGKMLLKFLGLRKEPSVEIISCPTCGRCQVNVEEVASFIEKHVQNIKKNITIAIMGCVVNGPGEAKHADFGVAGSADGNFIYFEKDNEPIKVSKENIISFITKKIEEF
- a CDS encoding energy transducer TonB, which gives rise to MKDFLDKLKTIIVKKKDTIFAVIVAFILHIFVLSLINTYIVESLFAYNDELKKILEEEKNKKDDYMFLVETPDVEEEENNEDTPFASDKSLVSRGEVNVTPSKVFSDASVFSFLGDGANSPIVERRDNITPNNNNNNLQKQKDLGDEINREKVETYKPKNPGLKGDTKIPASFEDGADRAVVLSSETGSIQLGTKAQEYFWYFYTLVGSIRDSWYLTIPNQAHFLGLLRTDEVEVLISIDLDGNIIFEKFLSNSKLGQSSLDNSCSKAIEYAKKLKPPPQGLVRDYAENGKIYIPFKFIYQNFSRE